The Glandiceps talaboti chromosome 19, keGlaTala1.1, whole genome shotgun sequence genome contains a region encoding:
- the LOC144450137 gene encoding contactin-associated protein-like 2, with amino-acid sequence MACNCDMNDDELRIDHGEFVNKDILPVSKVCIGVSEDDVPGTDHDRKLQRYTFQSLMCAPEQFDIYKDCQERRSIARVTQSEPWIIDPDGDGPSEPFPVYCEMLDFPPLGVTVIHHKNEGSNSVNEDPESVVPEYFHASPSQLEALTTYEEYCTQSLSYSCHDAILDLSEPYGWYDKNGIHMLFWAGSTTGIGCAGGECQCSQIDGQQHTDEGLIIDDNSLPISKVELPAADQGSTRTLNIGPLTCSGLFRNCHEILLAGQTYNPNLDNKYAIDPDQGGDLLPFSVYCDFVSNPGIGISKIVTIYDIFMVRIP; translated from the exons ATGGCTTGTAATTGTGATATGAATGATGATGAACTACGAATAGATCATGGAGAATTTGTCAACAAAGACATACTGCCAGTCAGTAAGGTATGCATTGGAGTATCGGAGGATGATGTCCCTGGCACTGATCATGATAGAAAATTACAGAGATATACATTCCAAAGTCTGATGTGTGCACCTGAACAATTTG ACATCTACAAAGATTGTCAAGAACGTCGATCTATAGCCCGTGTGACACAAAGTGAGCCTTGGATTATTGATCCAGATGGTGATGGTCCGTCTGAACCATTTCCAGTTTATTGTGAAATGTTAGACTTTCCACCACTTGGAGTCACT GTGATACACCATAAAAATGAAGGCTCAAATAGTGTCAATGAAGATCCAGAAAGTGTTGTACCTGAATACTTCCATGCATCACCCTCACAACTTGAGGCGTTGACAACGTATGAAGAATACTGTACACAATCGTTGTCATACAGTTGCCAtgacgccatattggatttatcAGAGCCCTATGGATGGTATGACAAGAATGGTATTCACATGTTGTTTTGGGCAGGAAGTACTA CTGGAATTGGTTGTGCTGGTGGTGAATGTCAGTGTTCTCAGATTGATGGTCAACAACATACCGATGAAGGCTTAATAATTGATGATAATTCATTGCCAATTAGTAAAGTCGAACTGCCTGCAGCTGATCAGGGGTCAACAAGAACATTAAATATTGGTCCTCTAACTTGTTCAG GCTTGTTTCGTAATTGCCATGAGATTCTCTTGGCTGGACAGACCTACAATCCAAACCTTGATAATAAGTATGCTATTGATCCTGATCAGGGAGGAGATTTGTTACCGTTTTCAGTCTATTGTGACTTCGTATCAAATCCTGGGATAGGTATATCCAAG ATAGTTACTATCTATGATATATTCATGGTAAGAATCCCATGA